The following proteins are co-located in the Meriones unguiculatus strain TT.TT164.6M chromosome 4, Bangor_MerUng_6.1, whole genome shotgun sequence genome:
- the LOC132653791 gene encoding protein KHNYN-like: MAAVVWDLITSTIPSLLALALAAALMYFVSKKLGPICAHQERTSKAFGKAALLQEVVVVQQAKLAVTLLGLQRQERGETRVRDGSGVRDRQPVEPESPPAPKETEQGQPPPSPPFPLAQGGTPDKGFQPPAGPVLAESKDSPRGKHSRSGGSPEPKPRCPPLSEPLLQQPLLFPSGPGPTALGGSSEDPTAWVTGVQRFQEALKTPYSLALRNEPGRADLKHVVIDGSNVAMAHGLQKFLLHLADKTGGIIVTNDNLREFVTESASWREIVATRLLQYTFVGDIFMVPDDPLGRHGPRLEEFLRKDLFPPDRQLVVDSGPPGMSTLDTVLRSPSPSPRPSPSPSPSPSPSPSPSPSPSPSHWPPPQIHGASPSPGLPQQQLFTVQVTGPRMQQKLARPAQRSWAETTQLREALMSIFPDSEQKRKIDQILLAHPSTMDLNALSGLVLDARLG, from the exons ATGGCCGCAGTTGTTTGGGACTTGATCACCAGCACCATCCCCAGCCTGCTTGCACTTGCACTTGCAGCCGCCCTTATGTACTTTGTCTCCAAGAAGCTTGGACCAATATGTGCCCACCAAGAACGCACCTCAAAAGCTTTTGGAAAAGCAGCTCTACTGCAAGAAGTGGTAGTCGTGCAACAAGCGAAATTAGCTGTGACGTTACTGGGGctgcagagacaggagagaggagaaactaGGGTACGTGATGGGTCTGGGGTCCGTGATAGAcagcccgtggaacctgagtcacCGCCGGCTCCGAAGGAAACCGAGCAAGGGCAGCCACCACCCTCACCGCCTTTCCCACTGGCCCAGGGAGGGACGCCTGACAAGGGTTTTCAACCGCCCGCGGGACCTGTGCTTGCAGAGTCTAAGGATTCTCCCCGTGGAAAGCATTCCCGCTCAGGGGGCTCGCCTGAGCCTAAGCCGAGGTGCCCCCCACTTTCTGAGCCGCTCCTGCAACAGCCCCTGCTGTTTCCTTCAGGGCCGGGACCCACAGCATTGGGCGGATCCTCTGAGGACCCCACTGCCTGGGTCACAGGGGTTCAGAGATTTCAAGAGGCCCTCAAGACCCCATACAGTCTGGCCTTGAGAAATGAGCCCGGCAGAGCAGATCTGAAGCATGTGGTGATAGACGGGAGTAACGTGGCCATGGCCCACGGCCTACAAAA GTTCCTACTGCACCTGGCAGACAAGACCGGGGGGATCATCGTGACCAATGATAACCTGAGAGAGTTTGTGACCGAGTCGGCGTCCTGGAGAGAAATCGTTGCCACCAGGCTGCTTCAGTACACGTTCGTGGGAGACATATTTATGGTTCCCGATGACCCTCTGGGAAGACACGGACCTCGGCTAGAAGAATTTCTTCGAAAAGACCTCTTTCCTCCAGACAGGCAGCTGGTTGTTGACAGTGGCCCGCCAGGCATGAGCACTTTGGACACTGTCCTcaggagccccagccccagccccaggcccagccccagccccagccccagccccagccccagccccagccccagccccagccccagccccagccactgGCCACCACCCCAGATCCACGGAGCCTCTCCAAGCCCTGGGCTTCCTCAGCAACAGCTCTTCACCGTCCAGGTCACAGGGCCCAGGATGCAGCAGAAACTAGCCAGGCCCGCACAGAGATCTTGGGCAGAGACCACCCAGCTGAGGGAGGCGCTGATGAGCATCTTCCCGGACTCTGAGCAGAAAAGGAAGATTGACCAGATTCTGCTAGCTCATCCATCCACGATGGACCTGAA